A window of the Rhodoferax sp. GW822-FHT02A01 genome harbors these coding sequences:
- a CDS encoding NAD(P)-dependent oxidoreductase, with protein sequence MRITFLGIGLMGFPMARRLCEAGHSVRVWNRSIAKAQRLLPFGATVCASAPEAVQDAEYVVTMLDNGPVVGQVLFDAGTASAMQPGALVVDMSSIKPAEARDHAQRLLAMGLRHLDAPVSGGTIGAEQGTLAIMAGGNLQDFEAARELLTVLGRPTLVGPHGCGQLAKLANQMIVGITIGAVAEALLLCEKGGADMAQVKAAITGGFADSRILQVHGQRMVERDFTARARLTVQLKDMRNALGTASELGFDAPITAALEQLYADGVAHGDADLDQSALFVELARRNTMQ encoded by the coding sequence ATGCGCATCACCTTTCTGGGAATCGGGCTCATGGGTTTCCCCATGGCCCGCCGGCTGTGCGAAGCGGGACACAGCGTACGCGTGTGGAATCGCAGCATCGCCAAGGCGCAGCGCCTGCTGCCCTTCGGGGCCACCGTGTGCGCCAGCGCGCCTGAGGCGGTGCAAGACGCCGAATACGTCGTCACCATGCTGGACAACGGCCCGGTGGTCGGCCAGGTTCTGTTTGATGCAGGTACGGCCTCTGCCATGCAACCGGGCGCCTTGGTGGTCGACATGTCCTCCATCAAACCGGCCGAAGCGCGCGACCATGCGCAGCGTCTGCTGGCCATGGGCCTGCGCCATCTGGATGCGCCCGTCTCCGGCGGCACCATCGGTGCCGAGCAAGGCACGCTGGCCATCATGGCCGGCGGCAATCTGCAAGACTTTGAGGCAGCTAGGGAATTGCTGACCGTGCTGGGTCGCCCCACGCTGGTTGGCCCGCATGGATGTGGGCAACTCGCCAAACTGGCGAACCAGATGATTGTGGGCATCACCATTGGTGCCGTTGCCGAAGCACTGCTGTTGTGTGAAAAAGGTGGTGCCGACATGGCCCAGGTCAAGGCGGCCATCACCGGTGGCTTTGCCGATAGCCGGATTCTGCAGGTGCATGGTCAACGCATGGTGGAGCGGGATTTCACCGCCCGCGCACGCCTGACGGTGCAGCTCAAGGACATGCGCAATGCGCTGGGCACGGCGTCCGAACTGGGCTTCGACGCGCCCATCACCGCAGCGCTGGAACAGCTCTATGCCGACGGCGTTGCGCATGGCGACGCCGACCTGGATCAATCCGCCTTGTTCGTGGAACTGGCGCGGCGCAACACCATGCAATAA
- a CDS encoding UvrD-helicase domain-containing protein encodes MSLFTQHADPSQSPLLNTLNPEQRAAVTLPAEHALILAGAGSGKTRVLTTRIAWLLQNGYVSPGGIMAVTFTNKAAKEMMTRLTSMLPINVHGMWIGTFHGLCNRFLRSHFKMANLPQTFQILDTQDQLSAIKRLCKQYNIDDERFPPKQLQWFISGCKEDGLRPANVEVRDEDTRRKVEIYQLYEEQCQREGVVDFGELMLRSYELLRDNDPIREHYQRRFRHILIDEFQDTNRLQYAWIKMLAGQGADGSPDTPGGAVLAVGDDDQSIYAFRGARVGNMADFVREFNVQHQIKLEQNYRSYSNILDSANALISNNGNRLGKNLRTEQGPGEPVRVYEAPTDFAEAQWMVDEMKQLIRDDYERKEIAVLYRSNAQSRVIETALFNSGMPYRVYGGLRFFERAEIKHALAYLRLLENPNDDTSFMRVVNFPARGIGARSIEQLQDIAKATGCSLHDAVSTLTGRAGAAIAGFVAKIDVLREQTSGMNLRDIISVMLEDSGLLAHYRAEREGADRVENLEELVNAAESFVMQEGFGRDALGLTRKPGMSGSLLSQSPASQGLDGDEALAATAPEEPEFGDTGETLSPLAAFLTHAALEAGDNMAQAGQDAIQLMTVHSAKGLEFDCVFITGMEEGLFPHENSMSDRDGLEEERRLMYVAITRARKRLYLSHSQTRMLHGQTRYNLKSRFFDELPEEALKWLTPKHQAVIPGSSGGGSRGWQGASAYTHQGFDSTRYPAGGSVRVESEIVRKEEPAHGLKVKQKVFHAKFGEGTVLTLEGSGDDARAQINFPRHGTKWLALSVAKLTPVP; translated from the coding sequence ATGTCCCTGTTCACACAACACGCCGACCCCAGCCAATCCCCGCTGCTCAACACCCTCAACCCGGAACAACGTGCCGCCGTCACCCTGCCTGCCGAGCACGCCCTGATCCTGGCCGGGGCGGGCTCCGGCAAGACGCGGGTGCTCACCACGCGCATCGCCTGGCTGCTGCAAAACGGCTACGTGTCGCCCGGCGGCATCATGGCCGTGACCTTTACCAACAAGGCCGCCAAGGAAATGATGACGCGTCTGACCAGCATGCTGCCCATCAATGTGCATGGCATGTGGATAGGCACCTTCCACGGCCTGTGCAACCGCTTTCTGCGCTCGCACTTCAAGATGGCCAACCTGCCGCAGACCTTCCAGATCCTGGACACGCAGGACCAGCTCTCGGCCATCAAGCGGCTGTGCAAGCAGTACAACATCGACGACGAGCGCTTTCCGCCCAAGCAGTTGCAGTGGTTCATATCGGGCTGCAAGGAAGACGGTTTGCGTCCGGCCAATGTGGAAGTGCGCGACGAGGACACCCGGCGCAAGGTGGAGATCTACCAGCTCTACGAAGAGCAGTGCCAGCGCGAGGGCGTGGTGGACTTTGGCGAACTCATGCTGCGTTCGTACGAGCTGCTGCGCGACAACGACCCCATCCGCGAGCACTACCAGCGTCGCTTTCGCCACATCCTGATCGATGAGTTCCAGGACACCAACCGCCTGCAATACGCGTGGATCAAGATGCTGGCCGGGCAGGGCGCCGACGGCTCGCCCGATACGCCCGGCGGCGCCGTGCTGGCGGTGGGCGATGACGACCAGAGCATCTATGCCTTTCGCGGTGCGCGCGTGGGCAACATGGCGGACTTTGTGCGTGAGTTCAACGTGCAGCACCAGATCAAGCTGGAGCAGAACTACCGCAGTTACAGCAACATCCTGGACTCAGCCAACGCGCTGATCAGCAACAACGGCAACCGCCTGGGCAAGAACCTGCGCACCGAGCAGGGCCCTGGTGAGCCGGTACGGGTGTACGAGGCGCCCACGGACTTTGCCGAGGCGCAGTGGATGGTCGACGAGATGAAGCAACTCATCCGTGACGACTATGAGCGCAAGGAGATTGCAGTGCTCTACCGCTCCAATGCGCAAAGCCGGGTGATTGAAACTGCGCTGTTCAACAGCGGCATGCCCTACCGCGTGTACGGCGGATTGCGCTTTTTCGAGCGGGCGGAAATCAAGCATGCGCTGGCCTACCTGCGCTTGCTGGAGAACCCCAACGACGACACCAGCTTCATGCGCGTGGTGAACTTTCCGGCCCGTGGCATTGGCGCGCGCAGCATCGAGCAGTTGCAGGACATTGCCAAGGCCACTGGCTGCTCGCTGCACGATGCAGTGAGCACGCTGACCGGGCGCGCCGGTGCGGCGATTGCCGGCTTTGTGGCCAAGATCGATGTGCTGCGTGAGCAGACCAGCGGCATGAACCTGCGCGACATCATCTCCGTCATGCTCGAAGACAGCGGCCTGCTGGCGCATTACCGGGCCGAGCGCGAAGGCGCCGACCGGGTGGAGAACTTGGAGGAACTGGTCAATGCCGCTGAGAGCTTTGTGATGCAGGAAGGCTTTGGCCGCGATGCGCTGGGCCTGACCCGCAAGCCCGGCATGAGCGGCAGCCTGCTCAGCCAAAGCCCGGCCAGCCAGGGGCTGGACGGTGACGAAGCGCTTGCCGCAACAGCACCTGAAGAACCAGAGTTTGGCGATACCGGCGAAACGCTATCCCCACTGGCCGCCTTCCTCACCCACGCTGCGCTGGAGGCGGGGGACAACATGGCCCAAGCCGGACAGGACGCGATCCAGTTGATGACCGTGCATTCGGCCAAAGGGCTGGAGTTCGACTGTGTGTTCATCACCGGCATGGAAGAGGGGCTGTTTCCGCACGAGAACTCCATGAGTGACCGCGATGGGCTGGAAGAGGAACGTCGCCTGATGTACGTGGCCATCACGCGTGCGCGCAAGCGGCTGTACCTCAGCCATTCGCAGACGCGCATGCTGCACGGCCAGACTCGCTACAACCTGAAAAGCCGCTTCTTTGATGAACTGCCCGAGGAAGCACTCAAGTGGCTCACGCCCAAGCACCAAGCGGTCATTCCCGGTTCCTCCGGTGGAGGCAGCAGAGGCTGGCAAGGTGCCTCTGCTTACACGCACCAGGGCTTTGACTCAACCCGCTATCCGGCGGGTGGCAGCGTACGGGTGGAGAGCGAAATCGTGCGCAAGGAAGAGCCGGCCCACGGCTTGAAGGTCAAGCAAAAGGTGTTTCACGCCAAGTTTGGCGAGGGCACGGTGCTGACGTTGGAAGGAAGTGGCGATGATGCCCGCGCACAGATCAACTTTCCGCGCCACGGCACCAAGTGGCTGGCACTCAGCGTGGCCAAGCTGACGCCGGTGCCCTGA
- a CDS encoding homoserine kinase: MAVYTEVSFDEASTFLQSLGLGTLQNMEGCAGGIENTNYFVTTDQAPYVLTLFERLTAEQLPFYLRLMKHLAVHGIPVPDPAANRDGDVLHALNGKPAAVVNLLQGKSELNPTAAHCTALGEVLARMHLAGKSFEMKQPNLRGLDWWNETVPVVLPFLDEAQSTLIRSELAYQNHVAAQSTYNALPRGPIHADLFRDNAMFAQDLPAGQSPQLTGIFDFYFAGVDTWLFDIAVCLNDWCVDIATGRADLDRSRALIQAYETVRPLTAQERELLPALTRAGALRFWLSRLWDLHLPREAAMLKPHDPAQFERVLRERIAAPLNLASLFAVEQVAA; this comes from the coding sequence ATGGCGGTATACACAGAGGTCTCCTTCGACGAGGCCAGCACTTTTCTTCAGTCTCTTGGCTTGGGCACACTTCAGAACATGGAGGGCTGTGCCGGCGGCATTGAGAACACCAATTACTTTGTCACCACGGACCAGGCGCCTTACGTGCTGACACTATTCGAGCGGCTGACGGCAGAGCAATTGCCCTTCTACCTGCGCCTGATGAAGCATCTTGCCGTGCATGGCATTCCGGTGCCCGACCCCGCAGCCAACCGCGACGGAGACGTGCTGCATGCGCTCAATGGCAAGCCGGCTGCCGTGGTCAATCTGCTCCAGGGCAAAAGCGAACTCAACCCCACTGCCGCCCATTGCACCGCACTGGGTGAAGTGTTGGCACGTATGCATCTGGCCGGCAAGTCGTTTGAAATGAAACAGCCCAATCTGCGCGGGCTGGACTGGTGGAACGAGACCGTGCCTGTGGTGCTTCCGTTTCTGGACGAGGCACAGTCCACCCTGATCCGCAGCGAGTTGGCCTACCAGAACCATGTCGCGGCGCAATCGACCTACAACGCACTGCCGCGTGGCCCTATCCATGCCGACCTGTTCCGCGACAACGCCATGTTTGCCCAGGACCTGCCGGCAGGTCAAAGCCCGCAGCTGACCGGCATTTTTGATTTCTATTTTGCCGGCGTGGACACCTGGTTGTTTGACATTGCTGTGTGCCTGAACGACTGGTGCGTGGACATTGCCACGGGCCGCGCCGACCTGGATCGCAGCCGCGCCCTGATACAGGCCTATGAAACGGTGCGCCCCCTGACGGCGCAGGAACGCGAGCTGCTGCCCGCACTGACCCGTGCCGGCGCCCTGCGCTTCTGGCTCTCACGCCTGTGGGATCTGCATCTGCCACGTGAAGCCGCCATGCTCAAACCCCATGACCCGGCGCAATTCGAGCGCGTGCTGCGCGAGCGCATTGCCGCGCCTCTGAATCTGGCCTCTCTGTTCGCCGTGGAGCAGGTTGCTGCATGA
- a CDS encoding iron dicitrate transport regulator FecR: MTQHQLSGRTDTELLWFQRRGFLQAAAAWTALGGPLAAQAQSRSNIVELRGDAMLNGERLTPAHTIQTGDTIATGPGSTVIFMLGNSAFHVRQNSMLTMERGASLLAVSVLRLLTGAVVSVWGKGNRRLIVTPTITAGIRGTGTYTEIFAEQNGRSYLCNCYGEVDVKAGDDQLISRSSYHQSFWGEVSPKGGHMLTAAGAFNHTDEELEYLARLAGQQTAWQIAGFKGVKDGKGYMEDKPGQMNPADMLGKSGT, encoded by the coding sequence ATGACGCAACACCAGCTTTCGGGACGGACAGACACTGAACTGCTCTGGTTTCAACGGCGCGGCTTTCTGCAGGCGGCTGCGGCGTGGACTGCCCTGGGGGGCCCGCTTGCGGCACAGGCCCAATCCCGCAGCAACATCGTGGAGCTGCGCGGTGATGCCATGCTCAATGGCGAGCGGCTGACTCCCGCCCACACCATACAGACCGGTGACACCATTGCCACCGGCCCCGGCTCCACGGTGATTTTTATGCTGGGCAATTCCGCCTTCCATGTGCGGCAGAACAGCATGCTGACCATGGAGCGGGGAGCCTCCTTGCTGGCCGTAAGTGTGCTGCGCCTGCTGACCGGCGCCGTGGTGAGCGTATGGGGCAAGGGCAATCGGCGCCTGATCGTCACCCCGACGATTACGGCCGGAATCCGTGGTACTGGCACCTATACCGAAATATTCGCCGAGCAGAACGGCCGCAGTTACCTGTGCAACTGCTACGGCGAAGTGGATGTGAAGGCAGGCGATGACCAGTTGATCAGCCGCTCCAGCTACCACCAGTCCTTCTGGGGTGAGGTCTCGCCCAAGGGCGGACACATGTTGACGGCGGCCGGCGCCTTCAACCATACCGATGAAGAACTGGAATACCTGGCCCGCCTGGCTGGCCAGCAGACGGCCTGGCAGATTGCCGGCTTCAAGGGCGTGAAGGACGGCAAGGGCTATATGGAAGACAAGCCGGGACAGATGAACCCGGCCGACATGCTCGGCAAGTCCGGTACCTGA
- the polA gene encoding DNA polymerase I has translation MSESKKTLLLVDGSSYLYRAFFAGGGDMKITLPDGSVQKTGAIRIMINMMQSLRKEVHAEYVACVFDAKGPTFRDAIYPEYKAHRDPMPDELRSQIAPIHEVVRLLGWTVLDVPGVEADDVIGTLAVTAANQGIEVVVSSGDKDLAQLVNEHITIIDTMNGKRRDLAGVEAEFGVPARLMLDYQTLIGDTVDNVPGVPKVGPKTAVKWLQEYGSLQAVVENAAHIKGVVGENLRNALGWLPTGRTLLTIKTDCELQDVIPSLPALDSLVVGQQDSTALLAFCDKYGFKGLAKSLGVAASADAQNGSAAGKPSGSTAPNANPGLFDEPQPAPAAVARTRDGSTIYETILAWDAFEALLAKINAAELTALDTETNSLDEMRAEIVGISFSIKSGEAAYIPLAHNYPDAPAQLPRDEVLARLKPWLESPAARKLGQHIKYDRHVFANHGIEVQGYAHDTMLQSYVLEVHKPHGLSSLGERFLGRSGISFEELCGKGVNQITMNQVDVARASEYACEDAEMTLDVHGVLWPQLQADAGLSFIYQLEIDSSEALYRIERNGVLIDAPTLAAQSHALGQRILQLETEAYAIAGQPFNLSSPKQLAEIFFDKLGMPVVKKTATGARSTDEEVLEKLAEDFPLPAKLLEHRGLAKLKGTYTDKLAQLALPRTGRVHTHYAQAVAVTGRLSSNDPNLQNIPIRTPEGRRVREAFVAGPGKVIASADYSQIELRIMAHISGDEALLRAFRDGLDVHRATAAEVFSVPVEQVSSEQRRYAKVINFGLIYGMSAYGLARNLGIDNTAAKNYITRYFERYPGVKDYMDRTREEAKAKGYVQTVFGRRLYLPEIGSPNGQRRAGAERAAINAPMQGTAADLIKLSMVKVQQVLDAEQRGTLMIMQVHDELVFEVPEAEVDWLKVEIPRLMAGVAELKVPLLAEVGVGPNWDKAH, from the coding sequence ATGAGCGAATCCAAGAAAACCCTGCTGCTGGTGGACGGTTCCAGCTACCTGTACCGTGCCTTCTTTGCCGGAGGCGGGGATATGAAGATCACCCTGCCCGACGGCAGCGTGCAAAAGACCGGTGCCATCCGCATCATGATCAACATGATGCAGTCGCTGCGCAAGGAAGTGCACGCCGAGTATGTGGCCTGCGTATTCGATGCCAAGGGCCCGACCTTCCGCGACGCCATCTACCCCGAGTACAAGGCGCATCGCGACCCCATGCCTGATGAGCTGCGCAGCCAGATCGCCCCCATCCACGAGGTGGTGCGCCTGCTGGGCTGGACGGTGCTGGATGTGCCGGGCGTGGAGGCCGACGACGTGATTGGCACCCTAGCCGTCACCGCGGCCAACCAGGGCATTGAAGTGGTGGTGAGCAGCGGTGACAAGGACCTGGCCCAACTGGTCAATGAACACATCACCATCATCGACACCATGAACGGCAAACGCCGGGATCTGGCCGGCGTGGAAGCCGAGTTCGGCGTACCCGCGCGCCTGATGCTGGACTACCAGACGCTGATCGGCGATACCGTGGATAACGTGCCCGGCGTGCCCAAGGTGGGCCCCAAGACCGCGGTCAAGTGGCTGCAGGAATATGGCTCGCTGCAGGCCGTGGTGGAAAACGCTGCCCACATCAAGGGCGTGGTGGGCGAGAACCTGCGCAATGCGCTGGGCTGGCTGCCCACCGGGCGCACGCTGCTGACCATCAAGACCGACTGTGAACTGCAGGACGTCATTCCCTCCTTGCCGGCGCTGGATTCGCTGGTGGTCGGGCAGCAGGACTCCACCGCGCTGCTGGCGTTTTGCGACAAGTACGGCTTCAAGGGCCTGGCCAAGTCGCTGGGCGTGGCGGCATCCGCTGATGCGCAGAATGGCTCCGCAGCCGGCAAACCGTCCGGCAGCACTGCGCCGAATGCCAATCCGGGCCTTTTTGATGAGCCTCAGCCTGCGCCTGCCGCGGTTGCGCGCACCCGGGATGGATCGACGATCTACGAGACCATTCTGGCCTGGGACGCCTTCGAGGCCTTGCTGGCCAAAATCAACGCCGCCGAACTCACGGCGCTGGATACCGAAACCAATTCCCTGGATGAAATGCGCGCGGAAATCGTGGGCATCAGCTTCAGCATCAAGTCCGGTGAAGCGGCCTACATTCCGTTGGCGCATAACTATCCCGACGCACCCGCGCAATTGCCGCGTGACGAGGTGCTGGCGCGGCTCAAGCCCTGGCTGGAAAGCCCTGCCGCGCGCAAGCTGGGTCAGCACATCAAGTACGACCGCCACGTGTTTGCTAACCACGGCATCGAGGTGCAGGGCTATGCGCACGACACCATGCTGCAGAGCTATGTGCTCGAAGTGCACAAGCCGCACGGACTCAGTAGCCTGGGTGAACGCTTTTTGGGCCGTAGCGGCATCAGCTTCGAGGAGCTGTGCGGCAAAGGCGTGAACCAGATCACCATGAACCAGGTGGACGTGGCCAGGGCGTCTGAATACGCCTGTGAAGATGCCGAGATGACGCTGGATGTGCATGGCGTGCTGTGGCCACAGCTGCAGGCCGATGCGGGACTCTCCTTCATCTACCAGCTCGAAATCGACAGCAGCGAGGCGCTCTACCGCATCGAACGCAACGGCGTGCTGATTGACGCGCCCACACTGGCCGCGCAAAGCCATGCCCTGGGCCAGCGCATCCTGCAACTGGAAACCGAGGCCTATGCCATCGCCGGCCAGCCCTTCAATCTCAGCAGCCCCAAGCAGCTGGCAGAAATCTTCTTCGACAAGCTGGGCATGCCCGTGGTCAAGAAGACGGCCACCGGTGCACGCAGCACCGATGAAGAGGTGCTGGAAAAACTGGCGGAAGACTTTCCGCTACCGGCTAAGCTGCTCGAGCACCGCGGCCTGGCGAAGCTCAAGGGCACCTACACCGACAAACTGGCCCAATTGGCGCTGCCGCGTACCGGCCGCGTGCACACCCACTACGCGCAGGCGGTGGCCGTGACCGGGCGCCTGTCCAGCAACGACCCCAACCTGCAGAACATTCCCATCCGCACACCCGAAGGCCGCCGCGTGCGCGAGGCCTTTGTGGCCGGTCCGGGCAAGGTCATTGCCAGTGCTGATTACAGCCAGATCGAGCTGCGCATCATGGCCCACATCAGTGGCGATGAAGCCTTGTTGCGCGCCTTCCGGGACGGGCTGGACGTGCACCGCGCCACGGCGGCAGAAGTGTTCTCGGTGCCGGTGGAGCAGGTCAGCAGCGAGCAGCGCCGCTACGCCAAGGTGATCAACTTCGGCCTGATCTATGGCATGAGCGCTTACGGTCTGGCGCGCAACCTGGGCATAGACAACACTGCTGCCAAGAACTACATCACGCGCTATTTCGAGCGCTATCCCGGCGTCAAGGATTACATGGACCGCACCCGCGAAGAGGCCAAGGCCAAGGGCTATGTGCAGACCGTGTTCGGGCGGCGCCTGTACCTGCCCGAGATCGGCTCCCCCAATGGCCAGCGCCGTGCCGGTGCCGAGCGCGCCGCCATCAACGCGCCCATGCAAGGGACTGCCGCCGACCTTATCAAACTCAGCATGGTCAAGGTGCAACAGGTGCTGGATGCAGAGCAGCGCGGCACGCTGATGATCATGCAGGTGCACGATGAACTGGTGTTCGAAGTGCCCGAAGCCGAGGTCGACTGGCTCAAGGTGGAAATCCCGCGCCTGATGGCGGGCGTGGCCGAACTCAAAGTGCCGCTGCTTGCGGAAGTGGGCGTAGGCCCCAATTGGGACAAGGCGCACTGA
- a CDS encoding ZIP family metal transporter, producing the protein MTFLSILLGTLAAGIGSVWLAALLSFGALARYTQHMLSLAAGALMATAFMHLLPEAFESGLEPHDLFLILLVGLVFFFLLDKAELWHHGHEHHHGPQTEEDHSDHAHHDHDHAHHAHAGPTGGSWAVLAGDSVHCFGDGMLIASAFIADLRLGAIASLAVLAHEVPHHMGDLMVLRGGTSNKRAALIKVSLAGAVTALGGVVGYWLVDQLHAYLPYFLVLASSSFIYVALADLIPQLQKHLSARQTAAQIAWLALGIVLVAVLSSVGEHAH; encoded by the coding sequence TTGACTTTCCTATCCATCTTGCTGGGCACGCTGGCTGCCGGTATCGGCAGCGTCTGGCTAGCGGCTTTGCTGAGTTTTGGCGCACTGGCACGCTACACCCAGCACATGTTGAGTCTTGCTGCAGGGGCGCTGATGGCCACCGCTTTCATGCATTTGCTGCCGGAGGCGTTCGAGAGTGGCTTGGAGCCGCATGACCTGTTCCTGATCCTGCTGGTGGGGCTGGTTTTCTTCTTCCTGCTGGACAAGGCCGAGCTGTGGCACCACGGCCATGAGCACCACCACGGCCCGCAGACAGAGGAAGACCATTCCGATCATGCCCACCACGATCATGACCACGCCCACCATGCGCATGCAGGCCCAACCGGTGGGAGCTGGGCTGTGCTGGCCGGTGACAGCGTGCATTGCTTTGGTGACGGCATGCTGATCGCGTCGGCCTTCATCGCCGACTTGCGCCTGGGCGCGATTGCCTCGCTGGCCGTGCTGGCGCACGAGGTGCCCCACCATATGGGAGACTTGATGGTGCTGCGTGGCGGCACTTCCAACAAGCGTGCAGCGCTCATCAAGGTCTCGCTGGCCGGAGCTGTCACCGCCCTGGGGGGCGTCGTGGGGTACTGGCTGGTGGACCAGCTGCACGCTTACCTGCCGTACTTTCTGGTGCTGGCCAGCAGCAGCTTTATCTACGTGGCGCTGGCGGATCTGATTCCGCAACTGCAAAAACATTTGTCCGCCCGCCAGACGGCAGCACAGATTGCCTGGCTGGCCCTGGGCATTGTGCTGGTTGCTGTCTTGAGCAGCGTGGGCGAGCACGCGCACTAG
- a CDS encoding GMP reductase produces MEIFDYDHILLLPRKCRVESRSECDASVELGGRKFRLPVVPANMKTVIDESICEWMAQNGYFYVMHRFDLDNVIFTSNMHSKGLYASISLGVKQPDYHTVDQLVAKGLAPEYITIDIAHGHADSVKNMIAYLKQKLPTSFIIAGNVATPEAVIDLENWGADATKVGVGPGKVCITKLKTGFGTGGWQLSALKWCARVATKPIVADGGIRSHGDIAKSIRFGASMVMIGSLFAGHEESPGKTVEVDGELFKEYYGSASDFNKGEYKHVEGKRILEPIKGKLADTLIEMEQDVQSSISYAGGVKLMDIRKVNYVTLGGDNAGEHLLM; encoded by the coding sequence ATGGAAATTTTTGACTACGACCACATCCTTCTGCTGCCACGCAAATGCCGCGTGGAAAGCCGATCCGAATGCGATGCCAGTGTCGAGCTGGGTGGACGCAAATTCCGCCTGCCGGTCGTGCCAGCCAACATGAAGACCGTGATCGACGAATCCATTTGCGAATGGATGGCGCAAAACGGTTACTTCTACGTGATGCACCGGTTTGACCTGGACAATGTGATCTTCACCTCCAACATGCATTCCAAGGGGCTGTATGCATCCATCTCGCTGGGTGTCAAACAACCCGATTACCACACGGTGGACCAGCTGGTCGCCAAGGGCCTGGCGCCCGAGTACATCACCATCGACATCGCCCATGGCCATGCCGACAGCGTGAAGAACATGATTGCTTACCTGAAGCAAAAGCTGCCCACCAGTTTCATCATCGCGGGCAATGTGGCCACGCCGGAAGCCGTGATCGATCTGGAAAACTGGGGCGCCGACGCCACCAAGGTGGGTGTGGGCCCCGGCAAGGTGTGCATCACCAAGCTCAAGACCGGTTTTGGTACCGGCGGCTGGCAGCTCAGCGCGCTCAAGTGGTGTGCCCGAGTGGCCACCAAACCGATCGTGGCGGACGGCGGCATTCGCAGCCACGGTGACATTGCCAAGAGCATCCGCTTTGGCGCGTCCATGGTGATGATCGGCTCGCTGTTTGCCGGACACGAAGAGTCGCCGGGCAAGACGGTGGAAGTGGACGGCGAGCTGTTCAAGGAATATTACGGCTCGGCATCCGACTTCAACAAGGGTGAGTACAAGCACGTGGAAGGCAAGCGCATTCTGGAGCCCATCAAGGGCAAGCTGGCCGACACGCTCATCGAGATGGAGCAGGACGTGCAGAGTTCCATCAGCTACGCCGGTGGCGTCAAGCTGATGGACATCCGCAAGGTCAACTACGTCACGCTGGGCGGCGACAACGCCGGCGAACATCTGTTGATGTAG
- a CDS encoding BPSS1780 family membrane protein has protein sequence MKLNIVPAKTGVQWFKLGIRTFFKKPIALLGLFFMFMAAMSVLSLVPVLGNVLALALLPGATLGLMAATREASQSKFPMPKVLLSGFSAGRQQLKAMLVLGLLYAAGFLLVLAISATVDGGKFAHLYLFGGSMTTDTVLAGDFQGAVMLAMVLYMPLSLLFWHAPALVHWHGVSPVKSLFFSMVACVRNFWAFTVYSLVWLGAFLAMGMVVAIIAGLTGSPELVSGFIFPAAMVMAAMFFTSIYFTFQDCFLDDTGEAA, from the coding sequence ATGAAGCTCAATATCGTTCCGGCCAAGACGGGCGTGCAGTGGTTCAAGCTGGGCATACGCACCTTCTTCAAGAAGCCCATTGCCCTGCTGGGACTGTTCTTCATGTTCATGGCGGCCATGTCGGTGTTGAGCCTGGTGCCCGTGCTGGGCAATGTGCTGGCGCTGGCCTTGCTGCCGGGCGCCACGCTGGGCCTGATGGCCGCCACCCGTGAAGCCAGCCAGAGCAAGTTCCCCATGCCCAAGGTGCTTCTGAGCGGCTTCAGCGCCGGACGCCAGCAACTCAAGGCCATGCTGGTGCTGGGCCTGTTGTACGCGGCCGGTTTTCTGCTGGTGCTGGCCATTTCCGCAACCGTGGATGGTGGCAAGTTTGCCCACCTCTATCTGTTTGGCGGCAGCATGACCACGGACACCGTGCTCGCCGGTGATTTCCAGGGCGCCGTCATGCTGGCCATGGTGCTGTACATGCCGCTCTCCCTGCTGTTCTGGCACGCGCCGGCGCTGGTGCACTGGCATGGTGTGTCGCCGGTCAAGAGCCTGTTCTTCAGCATGGTCGCCTGCGTGCGCAATTTCTGGGCCTTCACGGTGTACAGCCTGGTGTGGCTGGGAGCGTTTCTGGCGATGGGCATGGTGGTGGCCATCATTGCTGGGCTGACCGGCAGCCCCGAGCTGGTGTCCGGCTTCATCTTCCCGGCAGCCATGGTGATGGCAGCCATGTTCTTCACCTCGATCTACTTCACCTTCCAGGACTGTTTTCTGGACGACACCGGAGAAGCCGCATGA